One window from the genome of Cryptomeria japonica chromosome 6, Sugi_1.0, whole genome shotgun sequence encodes:
- the LOC131060690 gene encoding coatomer subunit zeta-1 — protein sequence MEESCPVVKNILLLDSEGKRVAVKYYTDDWDTLASKLAFEKSIFTKTQRSNARSEAEIGMFDGYIVVYKFISDLHFFVTGGENENELILATVLQGFFDAVSTLLRNNVEKRTALENLDLILLCIDEMVDEGIILETEPTSVTGRVSMRGSEIDAPLAEQTISQAFAMAREHLARSLLN from the exons GAGTCCTGCCCAGTTGTTAAGAACATTTTGCTACTGGATTCAGAAGGCAAACGAGTAGCAGTGAAGTATTATACTGATGATTGGGACACCCTTGCTAGCAAGTTAGCATTTGAGAAGTCAATTTTCACAAAAACTCAGCGATCCAATGCTCGTTCAGAAG CGGAAATTGGAATGTTTGATGGCTACATCGTTGTATACAAGTTCATATCAGATTTGCACTTCTTTGTCACTGGGGGTGAAAATGAAAATGAGCTCATTTTGGCAACAGTTCTTCAAGGTTTTTTTGATGCAGTTTCTACTTTGCTCAG AAACAATGTTGAAAAGAGGACAGCTCTGGAGAATTTAGACCTCATTCTTCTCTGTATTGATGAGATGGTGGATGAAGG AATTATCTTGGAAACCGAACCAACCTCAGTTACTGGGAGGGTTTCAATGAGGGGTTCCGAAATAGATGCACCACTGgcagagcag ACTATATCTCAAGCATTTGCCATGGCAAGGGAGCATTTAGCAAGATCACTTCTGAACTAG